From the Accumulibacter sp. genome, one window contains:
- a CDS encoding endonuclease/exonuclease/phosphatase family protein yields the protein MPETLVRLRVATYNIHKGVTGIRGRPRIHDVRLALDAIDADIVFLQEVQDRNERLARQPGYPSSGTQLDFLATGAYAHRAYGMNAAYPHGHHGNAILSRHRIVAHTNHDISDHLLEKRGLLHAVIRLGRGRGKEVHLICVHFGLIKRSRLRQASFLADFVHREVPARAPLIIAGDFNDWQQRVDRLLRERLGVDEVTVASPVERHDRRLLDWLLPWRRRTTPAEVTRTFPSFAPWLTLDRIYVRGFQVLEMHVPKGIAWARCSDHAPLIAELVLRPAGVGVASSRASTPHPG from the coding sequence ATGCCGGAGACGCTCGTGAGGCTCAGGGTGGCGACCTACAACATCCACAAGGGCGTCACCGGAATCCGTGGTCGGCCGCGAATACACGATGTCCGCCTGGCGCTCGATGCGATCGACGCCGACATCGTCTTCCTGCAGGAGGTGCAGGATCGCAACGAGCGGCTCGCTCGCCAGCCGGGCTACCCGTCGTCCGGAACACAGCTCGATTTTCTCGCCACGGGCGCCTATGCGCACCGCGCCTATGGGATGAATGCGGCCTATCCGCATGGGCATCACGGGAACGCGATCCTCTCGCGCCACCGCATCGTCGCCCACACCAACCACGACATCTCGGACCACCTGCTCGAGAAACGAGGACTGCTGCATGCGGTGATCCGCCTTGGGCGCGGGCGGGGCAAGGAAGTGCACCTGATCTGCGTGCACTTCGGGCTGATCAAGCGCAGCCGCCTGCGCCAGGCGAGCTTCCTCGCCGATTTCGTTCACCGCGAGGTACCCGCCAGGGCACCGCTGATCATTGCCGGCGACTTCAACGACTGGCAGCAGCGGGTCGATCGCCTGCTGCGCGAGCGGCTTGGCGTCGACGAAGTGACGGTGGCTTCGCCTGTTGAGCGGCACGACCGTCGCCTGCTCGACTGGCTGTTGCCGTGGCGCCGCCGCACCACGCCGGCGGAGGTTACCCGCACCTTTCCCAGCTTTGCTCCCTGGCTGACGCTGGACCGCATCTACGTGCGCGGTTTTCAGGTGCTCGAAATGCACGTTCCCAAGGGGATCGCCTGGGCACGCTGCTCCGACCACGCGCCGCTGATCGCCGAACTCGTCCTGCGCCCAGCGGGTGTAGGCGTGGCATCGTCGAGGGCGAGCACGCCGCACCCTGGTTGA
- a CDS encoding SRPBCC family protein, whose translation MSGLAARQHSWWRLPATALAGIASLACSFAALAAGGAAAQVEVRRDAEVYSVHASAQLAAGQRIVWDTLTDYEHLGEFVPGVRRARVLERAGNRLLLEQAGIFRVLFFELPVHVRLDVLHLPYVTVIAQLATAATGAGDASTLRSFTGRYRIIQGDERLPPGVVRLDYDARFELSTPLAPLLGPFFGVAAVRQTMRAQFEAMLREIERRQQALAGPEQPG comes from the coding sequence ATGAGCGGGCTGGCAGCGCGACAGCATTCCTGGTGGCGATTGCCGGCGACAGCTCTTGCCGGCATCGCTTCGCTGGCCTGTAGCTTCGCCGCCCTCGCCGCGGGAGGAGCGGCGGCGCAGGTCGAGGTACGACGTGACGCCGAGGTGTACAGCGTCCATGCCAGCGCGCAGCTGGCCGCCGGGCAGCGAATCGTCTGGGACACGCTGACCGATTACGAGCATCTGGGCGAGTTCGTCCCCGGCGTCCGGCGCGCGCGCGTGCTCGAACGCGCGGGCAACCGCCTGCTCCTCGAGCAGGCAGGGATCTTCAGGGTCCTCTTCTTCGAGTTGCCGGTGCATGTGCGTCTTGACGTCCTTCACCTCCCCTATGTGACTGTCATCGCGCAGCTGGCGACGGCCGCGACGGGAGCCGGCGACGCATCGACCTTGCGCAGCTTCACTGGCCGCTACCGGATCATCCAGGGAGACGAGCGGCTGCCGCCTGGCGTCGTGCGGCTCGATTACGATGCACGGTTCGAGCTGTCCACGCCGCTCGCGCCACTGCTCGGTCCGTTTTTCGGGGTCGCCGCGGTGCGGCAGACGATGCGCGCCCAGTTCGAGGCCATGCTGCGTGAGATCGAGCGCCGGCAGCAGGCACTCGCGGGACCTGAGCAGCCCGGATGA
- a CDS encoding MarR family winged helix-turn-helix transcriptional regulator, which produces MKPSVFVFERLAALLQQLVREDAARHGLLPVHLQVLGYLAQANRYSNIPIAVASYLGITRGTVSQTLAMLERKGLISRSNDDRHGRRVHLQLTAAGEEVLAGSWPQRLDVLLAAGGVDLDELASQLRAVLGSLQRLNDRQAFGQCRECAHFLEERGIHRCGLTGETLAVDQTIRICREWSDPRADRPTPPAPTRTP; this is translated from the coding sequence ATGAAGCCGAGCGTTTTCGTCTTCGAGCGCCTGGCGGCGCTGCTGCAGCAACTGGTGCGCGAGGATGCCGCGCGCCATGGCCTGTTACCGGTGCATCTGCAGGTGCTCGGCTACCTCGCGCAGGCGAACCGTTACAGCAACATCCCGATCGCCGTCGCGAGCTACCTCGGCATCACCCGCGGCACGGTGTCGCAGACCTTGGCGATGCTCGAGCGCAAGGGGCTGATCAGCCGGAGCAATGACGATCGCCATGGGCGGCGCGTTCATCTGCAGCTGACCGCTGCGGGCGAGGAGGTGCTGGCAGGCAGCTGGCCACAGCGTTTGGACGTGCTTCTTGCTGCCGGCGGTGTCGACCTCGACGAGCTCGCCAGTCAACTGCGCGCGGTCCTCGGCAGTCTGCAGCGACTCAACGACCGCCAGGCTTTCGGACAGTGCCGCGAATGCGCGCACTTCCTCGAGGAAAGGGGGATCCATCGCTGCGGCCTCACCGGCGAAACGCTGGCAGTCGACCAGACGATCCGGATTTGTCGTGAGTGGAGCGACCCGCGGGCGGATCGGCCGACCCCGCCGGCGCCTACCCGTACCCCATGA
- a CDS encoding thioredoxin family protein: MRQAIFYHAGCPVCATAEQQFAQALDPARYAVEVVHLGQDARRVAEAEGFGVQSVPALVIDGQAFHINFGAPLSALK; the protein is encoded by the coding sequence ATGCGCCAAGCCATCTTCTACCATGCCGGCTGCCCGGTCTGCGCCACCGCCGAACAGCAGTTCGCGCAAGCCCTTGATCCTGCCCGTTATGCAGTCGAGGTCGTACACCTCGGCCAGGATGCCCGCCGCGTTGCCGAAGCTGAAGGCTTCGGTGTGCAGTCGGTGCCAGCGCTGGTGATCGACGGGCAAGCCTTCCACATCAACTTCGGCGCCCCGCTCTCGGCCCTGAAATAG